In Thalassospira sp. ER-Se-21-Dark, one genomic interval encodes:
- a CDS encoding YiiX/YebB-like N1pC/P60 family cysteine hydrolase — translation MNLLYTFFSCLIFAFANPAIASAQDLPSMVDKYFFDTDPPHGALIFQQRQSFEAVALRKVTGSFFTHVGIIRVTGGGPYVMQSSSETDGVEEVPMDEFINAGTNQDFAIYVDAKDIRGYGHLNHPASEAAYDFYHLPYDRYLMPGTDAFYSAELIFELFKKVGHPIGEKTSLALLNRNQAASLSTLFPDWQNHPVCKGNLLDEQMCLQRIGLQKIVIPDSLANDPKLRPFMTTYAN, via the coding sequence ATGAACTTGCTGTACACATTCTTCTCCTGCCTTATATTTGCCTTTGCAAACCCGGCCATTGCATCAGCCCAAGATCTACCAAGCATGGTTGACAAGTATTTCTTTGATACAGATCCACCGCATGGCGCACTGATTTTTCAGCAGCGCCAATCATTTGAGGCAGTTGCACTTAGGAAAGTAACCGGCAGTTTTTTCACCCACGTTGGTATCATCCGGGTTACTGGTGGTGGACCTTACGTGATGCAATCCTCTTCTGAAACTGACGGGGTAGAAGAGGTACCAATGGATGAGTTTATCAATGCCGGTACCAATCAAGATTTTGCGATCTATGTCGACGCCAAGGATATCCGTGGATATGGCCATTTGAACCATCCGGCATCAGAAGCCGCCTATGACTTCTATCACCTGCCCTACGACAGATATCTCATGCCAGGCACCGATGCGTTTTACAGCGCAGAACTGATCTTTGAACTCTTCAAAAAAGTCGGCCACCCGATCGGCGAGAAGACCAGCCTGGCACTGCTTAATCGGAATCAAGCCGCCAGCCTGAGTACCCTGTTTCCCGACTGGCAGAACCACCCTGTTTGCAAAGGTAACCTCCTTGATGAACAAATGTGCCTACAGCGTATCGGCTTGCAGAAAATCGTCATTCCCGACAGCTTGGCAAACGATCCAAAGCTTCGCCCCTTCATGACGACATATGCCAACTGA
- the proB gene encoding glutamate 5-kinase: MTSNALADAKRLIIKVGSALLVDENTGKLRRAWLEALADDIALLRERGVEVIVVSSGAIALGRRLLGLDHRTISLADKQAAAATGQISLSQVWQEALGRNGLTMAQVLVTLEDMEGRRRYLNARGTLNALLGRGAIPLINENDTVATEEIRFGDNDRLGAKVAHMISADTLVLLSDIDGLYTADPRKNPDAELIPEVRELTPEIFNMAGVAPTMYSSGGMVTKLQAAEIAMKAGCRMIIARGTIYHPLKAQLEGAPNTVFLPSESPLAARRHWIATSLKASGAIIVDAGAAKALAAGKNLLAAGITGVDGRFKHGDAVRVLGPDGAQIARGITSYGAEETRLLMGHASADIEVTLGFTRGNAIIHSDDLVIAGD, translated from the coding sequence GTGACAAGCAATGCCCTGGCGGATGCAAAGCGCCTGATCATCAAGGTGGGCTCGGCCCTGCTGGTTGATGAAAATACCGGCAAGCTGCGTCGTGCCTGGCTTGAAGCATTGGCTGATGATATCGCCCTTCTGCGTGAACGCGGGGTCGAGGTGATTGTGGTCTCCAGTGGTGCGATTGCGCTTGGTCGTCGGTTGCTCGGCCTTGATCACCGCACGATCAGTCTGGCCGATAAACAGGCCGCCGCCGCCACCGGACAAATCAGCCTGTCACAGGTCTGGCAGGAGGCGCTTGGTCGCAATGGCCTGACCATGGCACAGGTGCTGGTCACGCTTGAGGACATGGAAGGCCGTCGTCGCTACCTCAATGCCCGTGGGACGCTCAATGCATTGCTTGGCCGTGGCGCCATTCCGCTGATCAACGAAAATGATACCGTCGCGACCGAGGAAATCCGCTTTGGCGATAATGATCGTCTGGGCGCCAAGGTCGCGCACATGATTTCGGCCGATACGCTGGTTCTGCTGTCTGACATCGATGGTCTTTATACCGCCGATCCGCGCAAGAACCCGGATGCCGAACTGATCCCCGAAGTCCGCGAACTGACGCCAGAGATTTTCAATATGGCCGGTGTCGCGCCGACCATGTACAGCTCTGGCGGGATGGTCACCAAACTTCAGGCTGCCGAAATCGCCATGAAGGCCGGGTGTCGCATGATCATCGCGCGCGGCACCATCTATCATCCGTTGAAAGCCCAGCTTGAAGGCGCCCCCAATACCGTCTTCCTGCCGAGCGAAAGCCCGCTTGCCGCACGTCGTCACTGGATTGCGACCTCGCTCAAGGCGTCAGGAGCCATCATTGTCGATGCCGGGGCGGCCAAGGCCCTGGCGGCGGGCAAGAACCTTCTGGCGGCCGGAATAACCGGCGTCGATGGCCGGTTCAAACATGGCGATGCTGTGCGGGTGCTGGGGCCTGATGGGGCGCAGATCGCGCGCGGCATCACATCCTATGGCGCGGAAGAAACCCGGCTTCTGATGGGCCATGCATCGGCCGACATCGAAGTCACCCTTGGCTTTACGAGAGGCAATGCGATAATTCATTCCGATGATTTGGTCATCGCCGGGGACTAA
- the obgE gene encoding GTPase ObgE: protein MKFLDEAKIYVRSGRGGAGSVSFRREKYIEYGGPDGGDGGRGGDIILEAVENLNTLIDFRYQQHFKAEVGMHGMGRQRTGRSGKSITIKVPVGTQVLAEDRETLIVDMIEPGQTYLLCRGGDGGRGNTHFKSSTNQAPRRAEEGWPAEEMWVWLRLKLIADAGLVGLPNAGKSTFLAASSHARPKIADYPFTTLHPQLGVVNVDDHEFVLADIPGLIEGASEGKGIGTRFLGHIERCEVLVHLIDCAEEDPVATYKTVREELEGYAEELVEKPEIVVLSKADQLLPEMVEEQRQILEKGIGKKVYIVSGVTQQGLKEIHREIRAYIDGERERRAMEGREEEGFQP from the coding sequence ATGAAGTTTCTCGATGAAGCCAAGATTTATGTGCGCAGTGGCCGCGGCGGTGCCGGTTCGGTCAGCTTCCGCCGTGAAAAATATATCGAGTATGGCGGGCCGGACGGCGGCGATGGCGGCCGGGGTGGCGACATCATCCTCGAGGCGGTCGAGAACCTCAACACCCTGATCGATTTCCGTTATCAGCAGCACTTCAAGGCCGAAGTCGGTATGCATGGCATGGGCCGGCAGCGTACTGGCCGTTCCGGTAAATCCATCACGATTAAAGTCCCGGTCGGAACGCAGGTCCTTGCCGAAGATCGCGAAACCCTGATTGTCGATATGATCGAACCGGGCCAGACCTATCTGCTGTGCCGGGGTGGTGATGGCGGCCGTGGCAACACGCATTTCAAATCCTCGACCAACCAGGCACCGCGTCGTGCCGAAGAAGGCTGGCCGGCAGAAGAAATGTGGGTGTGGCTGCGCCTGAAGCTGATCGCCGATGCTGGTCTTGTCGGTCTGCCGAATGCCGGCAAGTCGACCTTCCTTGCCGCATCCTCGCATGCACGTCCGAAAATCGCCGATTATCCCTTCACCACCCTGCATCCGCAGCTGGGCGTGGTGAATGTCGATGATCATGAATTTGTTCTGGCCGATATTCCCGGCCTGATCGAGGGCGCATCCGAAGGCAAGGGCATCGGCACCCGTTTCCTTGGTCATATCGAACGCTGTGAAGTTCTGGTCCATCTGATCGATTGCGCCGAAGAAGATCCGGTCGCAACCTATAAGACGGTGCGTGAAGAGCTTGAAGGCTACGCCGAAGAACTGGTCGAGAAGCCCGAAATCGTCGTCCTGTCCAAGGCAGATCAGCTCCTGCCCGAAATGGTCGAGGAGCAGCGCCAGATCCTTGAAAAGGGCATCGGCAAAAAGGTTTATATCGTGTCCGGCGTGACCCAGCAGGGTTTGAAGGAAATCCATCGCGAAATCCGCGCCTATATTGATGGGGAGCGTGAGCGCCGTGCGATGGAAGGCCGCGAAGAAGAGGGCTTCCAGCCGTGA
- the rpmA gene encoding 50S ribosomal protein L27, producing MAHKKAGGSSRNGRDSEGRRLGVKKFGGQAVVAGNILVRQRGTKFHAGDNVGLAKDHTLFATVNGSVQFKSGFKGRTYVTVVPAEA from the coding sequence ATGGCTCATAAGAAAGCTGGTGGTAGTTCGCGCAACGGTCGTGACTCCGAAGGTCGCCGTCTCGGCGTTAAAAAATTCGGTGGTCAGGCAGTTGTTGCAGGCAACATTCTCGTTCGTCAGCGTGGCACCAAGTTCCATGCCGGTGACAATGTTGGCCTCGCCAAAGACCACACCCTGTTTGCGACTGTGAACGGTTCTGTCCAGTTCAAGTCGGGCTTCAAGGGTCGTACCTACGTAACCGTCGTTCCGGCCGAGGCGTAA
- the rplU gene encoding 50S ribosomal protein L21 produces MYAIIKTGGKQYKVAANDVIKVEKIAAQAGDTVKLEEVLMVAGDGAPKVGAPLVKGASVTAEVLEQAKGDKVIVFKKKRRHNYRRKNGHRQNLTVLRIKDIKA; encoded by the coding sequence ATGTACGCAATCATCAAAACTGGCGGCAAACAGTATAAAGTTGCTGCCAACGACGTTATCAAAGTCGAAAAGATCGCTGCCCAGGCCGGTGACACCGTGAAACTTGAAGAAGTTCTCATGGTTGCTGGCGACGGTGCGCCGAAGGTTGGTGCTCCGTTGGTCAAAGGTGCTTCTGTTACCGCAGAAGTTCTCGAGCAGGCCAAGGGCGACAAGGTGATCGTTTTCAAGAAAAAGCGCCGGCATAACTACCGTCGTAAAAATGGTCATCGCCAGAACCTGACTGTTCTGCGCATCAAGGACATCAAAGCCTGA
- a CDS encoding NAD(P)-dependent oxidoreductase produces MISNQIMVIGGDGYVGRPFCKFLASRGYRVTTFDLKLDPAMDARNFKFDFSEFDYVYILAWDVGGSKYLYQRDAQFRQLDWNVKLLSNLLPQLSEGGVPFLFVSSQLAEEIDTVYGVTKRLGEVWTGLIGGGNVRLWNVYGGLEQVSQRSHVICDFVWQALTSGEIRMITTGEEMRQFVYMEDAHEALERAISLRLSQGPYDVTSFEWVSILDVANAIASETDAKVIPGEIQGRTPITPIRGKVPGWSPKTSLEKGIRQVVELTRRSIDAQATC; encoded by the coding sequence ATGATTTCAAATCAAATTATGGTGATTGGCGGAGATGGCTATGTTGGAAGGCCATTCTGCAAATTTTTAGCTTCTCGAGGCTACCGTGTGACGACGTTTGATCTGAAATTAGACCCTGCAATGGATGCGCGTAACTTCAAGTTTGATTTTTCAGAATTTGATTACGTTTACATTCTTGCTTGGGATGTTGGAGGTTCAAAATATTTGTACCAACGAGATGCACAATTTCGACAGCTGGATTGGAACGTGAAGCTCTTGTCAAATTTATTGCCTCAGCTTTCTGAGGGCGGTGTTCCTTTTTTATTCGTTTCTAGTCAACTAGCTGAAGAGATTGACACAGTCTATGGTGTTACAAAGCGTTTGGGCGAAGTGTGGACAGGTCTCATTGGGGGGGGGAATGTTAGATTATGGAACGTTTACGGTGGCTTGGAGCAGGTCTCTCAGCGATCTCACGTTATTTGCGATTTTGTTTGGCAAGCACTTACTTCCGGAGAAATACGCATGATCACGACAGGGGAGGAGATGCGTCAGTTCGTTTATATGGAGGACGCACACGAAGCGCTGGAACGAGCAATTTCTCTGAGGTTAAGTCAGGGTCCCTACGATGTAACTAGTTTCGAATGGGTATCAATCTTAGACGTAGCGAATGCTATTGCTTCTGAAACGGATGCCAAAGTGATTCCAGGTGAGATTCAGGGCCGTACTCCAATAACTCCTATCCGGGGAAAAGTGCCAGGCTGGAGTCCTAAAACCAGCCTTGAGAAGGGGATTAGGCAAGTTGTTGAGCTCACTCGGCGATCCATAGATGCGCAGGCGACGTGTTGA
- the mntR gene encoding manganese-binding transcriptional regulator MntR, producing the protein MGEDTQLNPRHNKAEVFARLRDAHAREVTEDYVEMIGDLIAEEGEARSVALAERFGVTAATVNNTIKRLERDGYVTSRPYRSIFLTEKGETLAKKCRERHQIVYNFLVSIGVDPEVAEFDAEGIEHHVSEETLRVFRSGFFKCSCR; encoded by the coding sequence ATGGGCGAAGACACCCAGCTTAACCCGCGTCACAACAAGGCCGAAGTTTTTGCGCGCCTGCGCGACGCGCATGCCCGCGAAGTGACCGAAGACTACGTGGAAATGATCGGCGATCTGATCGCCGAAGAAGGCGAAGCGCGCTCAGTCGCCCTGGCCGAGCGCTTTGGCGTAACGGCGGCGACGGTGAATAACACCATCAAGCGCCTGGAACGCGACGGCTACGTCACCTCACGCCCCTACCGCTCGATCTTCCTGACAGAAAAAGGCGAAACCCTCGCCAAAAAATGTCGCGAACGCCACCAGATCGTCTATAACTTCCTCGTCTCTATTGGCGTCGACCCCGAGGTCGCGGAGTTCGATGCCGAGGGGATTGAACATCATGTGAGTGAGGAGACGTTGAGGGTTTTTAGGAGCGGTTTCTTTAAATGTTCCTGCCGTTGA
- a CDS encoding zinc ABC transporter substrate-binding protein: MPFFPTARPVARYLVALAVALFVGAGVAHAKPLNVVATTSMIADAARQVAGDRAEVTALMGPGVDPHSYRQTRSDIAALARADLVLWHGLYLEAQLEEFFLDLGKRRNVVAVGEAVAREKLLSHADYEGRFDPHVWMDPKLWETVVYAVRDALIKTDPDGEATYNTNADAHVAEIEKLVDYMTSVTATVPKQSRVLLTAHDAFSYFGRGYDFDVLGIQGISTESEAGLRRVEELVDTIVERKISAVFVESSVPERNVRALIEGASARGQDVTIGGTLYSDAMGEPGTYEGTYIGMIDHNATLITRALGGDAPEGGFQGKLAAGS; encoded by the coding sequence ATGCCGTTTTTCCCCACTGCCCGACCCGTCGCTCGTTATCTTGTTGCACTTGCCGTTGCGCTGTTTGTTGGTGCGGGTGTTGCCCATGCGAAACCGTTGAATGTGGTTGCGACCACATCGATGATTGCCGATGCCGCGCGTCAGGTCGCCGGTGATCGGGCCGAGGTCACGGCGCTCATGGGGCCGGGTGTGGATCCGCATTCCTATCGCCAGACGCGAAGCGATATCGCCGCCTTGGCGCGTGCCGATCTTGTTTTATGGCATGGCCTTTATCTTGAGGCGCAGCTTGAAGAGTTTTTCCTTGATCTTGGCAAGCGGCGCAACGTGGTTGCTGTCGGCGAAGCCGTGGCGCGCGAGAAGCTTCTGAGCCATGCCGACTATGAAGGCCGGTTTGATCCGCATGTCTGGATGGACCCGAAACTCTGGGAAACCGTGGTTTATGCCGTGCGCGATGCCCTGATCAAAACCGATCCTGATGGCGAGGCAACCTATAATACCAATGCCGATGCCCATGTGGCCGAGATCGAAAAACTGGTCGACTATATGACATCCGTCACCGCCACCGTGCCAAAGCAAAGCCGCGTGCTGTTGACCGCCCATGATGCGTTTAGCTATTTCGGGCGTGGCTATGATTTCGACGTGCTGGGCATTCAGGGCATTTCAACAGAGTCTGAGGCGGGCCTGCGGCGGGTCGAGGAACTGGTCGACACCATTGTTGAGCGCAAGATCTCAGCCGTCTTTGTCGAAAGCTCCGTCCCGGAACGCAATGTGCGTGCCCTAATCGAAGGGGCTTCTGCCCGTGGCCAGGACGTTACGATTGGTGGTACGCTTTATTCCGATGCGATGGGCGAGCCGGGCACCTATGAAGGCACCTATATCGGCATGATCGATCACAATGCGACATTGATCACCCGCGCCCTTGGCGGCGATGCTCCTGAAGGCGGCTTTCAGGGTAAGCTTGCGGCCGGATCATAA
- a CDS encoding metal ABC transporter ATP-binding protein has protein sequence MSSAKLVAESGKILDVASKDAPLTVRGLTVSYGNKPAVFSVDASIPAGSMTAIIGPNGAGKSTFLKGALGVVPRLSGEVRIFGKLFEDARDRVAYVPQRASVDWDFPARVIDVVLMGLYGSVGLFRLWRARHREQAMECLKRVGMADFADRQIGQLSGGQQQRVFLARALAQNAEFYLLDEPFAGVDAATERAIVSVLKELKAEGRTVVCVHHDLSTVAEYFDRVLLINVRRIAEGPVETTFTAENLQETYGGRLAATHIDELHLA, from the coding sequence ATGAGCAGCGCCAAACTGGTTGCAGAATCAGGCAAGATACTGGACGTCGCATCCAAGGACGCGCCGCTGACCGTGCGCGGGCTGACGGTATCTTATGGCAATAAGCCTGCTGTTTTTTCCGTTGATGCCTCGATCCCGGCGGGCTCCATGACCGCGATTATTGGCCCGAATGGTGCCGGCAAGTCGACTTTCCTCAAAGGTGCACTTGGTGTGGTGCCGCGCCTTTCGGGCGAAGTGCGCATTTTTGGCAAGCTGTTTGAAGATGCCCGCGATCGCGTCGCCTATGTGCCACAACGTGCCAGTGTTGATTGGGATTTTCCGGCGCGTGTGATTGATGTCGTCCTGATGGGGCTTTATGGATCGGTCGGGCTGTTTCGCCTGTGGCGCGCGCGCCATCGTGAACAGGCGATGGAGTGCCTGAAACGGGTTGGCATGGCCGATTTCGCCGACCGCCAGATCGGCCAGCTTTCCGGCGGCCAGCAGCAACGTGTGTTTCTGGCGCGTGCCTTGGCGCAGAATGCGGAGTTCTATTTGCTCGATGAGCCGTTTGCCGGCGTCGATGCCGCGACCGAACGCGCGATTGTTTCGGTGCTGAAGGAACTTAAAGCCGAAGGCCGCACAGTCGTCTGCGTGCATCATGATCTTTCGACCGTGGCCGAGTATTTTGATCGGGTTCTTCTGATCAATGTGCGGCGCATTGCCGAAGGCCCGGTCGAGACGACCTTCACCGCCGAAAACCTTCAGGAAACCTATGGCGGGCGACTTGCCGCCACCCATATCGATGAACTGCATCTGGCGTAA
- a CDS encoding metal ABC transporter permease, which produces MGFGDYFISALFLQAGYNSALVAIGAGLLGLSAGSAGAFIFLRKRALVSDAISHATLPGVGLAFIIMVAFGSDGRWLPGLILGSAISSAIGLLMVEWITRKTRLTEDAAIGAVLSVFFGFGIVLLTVIQTMSSGRQAGLENFLLGSTAGMLISEATTIAVAGALAAGFVFLLRRPMTLVAFDPEYAATTGVNVRNIDLAMMGLALIVTVIGLKIVGLILIVALLIIPPVAARFWTNQVGKMIGIAAVIGGLSGYVGAVLSAAHAALPTGPIIVLVAFGFFMISALFSPLRGGLASALRHQRFQRRVHRRQGLLSLARREPIYDGLTIRILRRAGMIRADGVATARGRIAAEKAAHDEARWAMARRMLPDDSAIERYDGLTPIERMMTPDQIAEIDRMIQNAQTTQGAKA; this is translated from the coding sequence ATGGGATTTGGTGATTATTTCATAAGCGCCCTTTTCCTGCAGGCTGGCTATAACAGCGCGCTTGTTGCAATCGGTGCGGGCTTGCTTGGCCTGTCGGCGGGCAGTGCCGGGGCGTTTATTTTCCTGCGTAAACGCGCCCTTGTTTCCGATGCGATCAGTCATGCCACCCTGCCCGGTGTCGGGCTTGCATTCATTATCATGGTGGCGTTTGGCAGTGACGGGCGCTGGTTGCCGGGGCTTATTCTGGGATCGGCGATTTCATCGGCCATCGGGCTTTTGATGGTCGAATGGATCACGCGCAAAACCCGCCTGACCGAGGACGCCGCGATCGGTGCCGTGCTGTCGGTATTTTTCGGCTTTGGCATCGTTCTTTTGACGGTGATCCAGACCATGTCATCAGGCCGTCAGGCCGGGCTTGAAAACTTCCTGCTGGGTTCGACCGCCGGCATGCTGATTTCCGAAGCCACCACCATCGCCGTTGCCGGGGCCTTGGCAGCAGGCTTTGTTTTCCTGCTTCGGCGTCCGATGACGCTTGTGGCGTTTGATCCGGAATATGCCGCGACCACCGGGGTTAATGTGCGCAATATCGACCTGGCCATGATGGGGCTTGCCCTGATTGTCACGGTGATCGGGCTTAAGATCGTTGGCCTTATCCTGATTGTCGCCCTTTTGATCATTCCGCCGGTGGCGGCGCGCTTCTGGACCAATCAGGTCGGCAAGATGATCGGGATTGCCGCCGTCATTGGCGGTCTTTCGGGTTATGTCGGGGCGGTGTTATCGGCCGCGCACGCGGCACTTCCGACCGGACCGATCATTGTTCTGGTGGCCTTCGGATTCTTTATGATCTCGGCCCTGTTTTCGCCGTTGCGTGGCGGGCTGGCATCGGCGTTGCGGCATCAGCGGTTCCAGCGCCGCGTGCATCGCCGGCAAGGCTTGCTGTCACTTGCGCGCCGTGAACCGATCTATGACGGGCTGACCATTCGCATCCTGCGCCGTGCCGGGATGATCCGCGCAGACGGGGTTGCCACCGCGCGCGGCCGGATTGCCGCAGAGAAAGCCGCCCATGACGAAGCCCGCTGGGCGATGGCGCGCCGGATGCTGCCCGATGACTCAGCGATTGAACGCTATGACGGGTTGACCCCGATTGAACGGATGATGACGCCCGACCAAATCGCCGAGATTGATCGCATGATCCAGAACGCGCAAACCACCCAGGGAGCAAAGGCATGA
- a CDS encoding metal ABC transporter permease, with the protein MIDDLITALGAEFVQLSLTPIVIGTLAAIACALPGNFLLLRRQALIGDAISHVVLPGIVAAFLVTGTITAVPMMLGAGAAAIIAVVMIEIVKRLGRVEPGAAMGLVFTTLFAAGVLFLEITDTSSVHIDVQHALLGNLESLIWFDAEGWGSLLDPAALATLPPQLPRLAVVLVGIGLFIFLFWKELKISTFDAAFAGAIGIRTRALGFALVVATAVAAVAAFDAVGSIIVIAMFVCPPASARLMTNQLARQVGWSVAFATISAILGYVLAGYGPGWFGSPYAVSAAGMIATVSGVILILTCLFGPQRKRVGQQAEA; encoded by the coding sequence ATGATCGATGATCTGATCACAGCCCTTGGCGCGGAGTTTGTGCAACTGAGCCTGACGCCGATTGTGATTGGCACGCTGGCCGCCATTGCCTGTGCGCTTCCGGGTAATTTCCTGTTACTCCGTCGCCAGGCCCTGATTGGTGATGCCATCAGTCACGTTGTGCTGCCCGGTATTGTTGCGGCCTTTCTGGTGACCGGCACCATCACCGCCGTTCCGATGATGCTGGGCGCAGGGGCGGCTGCGATCATTGCCGTGGTGATGATCGAAATCGTCAAACGCCTCGGGCGGGTTGAGCCGGGGGCGGCGATGGGGTTGGTTTTCACAACCCTGTTTGCCGCCGGTGTTTTATTCCTTGAAATTACCGATACCAGTTCTGTGCATATCGATGTGCAGCATGCGTTGCTGGGCAATCTGGAAAGCCTGATCTGGTTTGATGCCGAAGGTTGGGGATCGCTTTTGGATCCGGCGGCCCTTGCGACACTGCCACCGCAATTGCCGCGTCTGGCGGTTGTTCTGGTCGGCATCGGGCTGTTTATTTTCCTGTTCTGGAAAGAATTGAAAATCTCGACCTTTGATGCCGCCTTTGCCGGGGCGATTGGTATTCGTACCCGCGCGCTTGGCTTTGCGCTCGTGGTGGCAACAGCCGTTGCCGCCGTTGCAGCCTTTGATGCGGTCGGGTCGATTATCGTGATTGCAATGTTTGTCTGCCCGCCAGCCAGCGCGCGACTGATGACCAATCAGTTGGCCCGCCAAGTCGGCTGGTCGGTCGCGTTTGCCACCATCTCGGCCATTCTGGGCTATGTCTTGGCGGGGTATGGTCCGGGTTGGTTCGGATCACCCTATGCGGTCAGTGCCGCAGGCATGATCGCGACGGTGTCAGGTGTGATCCTTATTCTGACCTGCCTGTTTGGCCCGCAACGCAAACGCGTTGGCCAGCAGGCCGAAGCCTGA
- a CDS encoding siderophore-interacting protein, with product MSTSLLTAKTRIALPDSAALIKQAAAFYREHDCDVTGDEDQTRISVSIGHIQLSSTETVLEVEVGAKTEVDVIQMKSAIISILQGAAPGADLDCRWTGAGKSNGKLPNFCELTVGEITDLSPHMRRLRLHSRDLEAYNSKAIHVRLLIPPRGQQNPQWPTLADNGMPVWPSGENTIEQRVYTIRAIDAKAGWIDVDFVMHGDNGPGSAFAMHASPGDVVAMTGPLGTALPEADWVLLAGDETALPAIGRYLAEMPGHVTGHAIIEVANRSDVIAVPTDSQIQVQWLFRDDQYLVARSLIQDAIRSVEIPDAHDRVYCWAGVEQADYKPIHTYWRKDCGLDRDRCVAMTFWRKAGR from the coding sequence ATGTCCACATCGCTTCTGACGGCCAAAACGCGCATCGCACTTCCAGACAGTGCCGCCCTGATCAAACAGGCCGCCGCGTTCTATCGTGAACATGATTGCGATGTCACAGGGGATGAGGATCAAACGCGGATATCGGTTTCCATCGGCCATATTCAGCTCAGCAGCACAGAAACCGTTCTTGAGGTCGAAGTCGGTGCAAAGACCGAGGTCGATGTCATCCAGATGAAGTCGGCGATTATTTCGATCCTGCAGGGGGCGGCACCTGGGGCTGATCTTGATTGCCGCTGGACGGGGGCGGGCAAAAGCAACGGCAAACTGCCTAATTTCTGCGAACTGACAGTGGGCGAGATCACCGACCTTTCACCGCATATGCGGCGCTTGCGCCTTCATAGCCGTGATCTTGAGGCTTATAACAGCAAAGCCATCCATGTCCGGCTTCTGATCCCGCCGCGTGGGCAGCAAAATCCGCAATGGCCGACCCTTGCCGATAACGGCATGCCCGTCTGGCCCAGTGGTGAAAACACCATCGAACAACGCGTCTATACGATCCGCGCAATCGATGCCAAGGCCGGCTGGATTGACGTCGACTTTGTCATGCATGGCGATAATGGCCCGGGCTCGGCCTTTGCCATGCATGCAAGCCCCGGGGATGTTGTGGCGATGACCGGCCCCTTGGGAACCGCACTGCCTGAGGCCGACTGGGTTCTGTTGGCCGGTGATGAAACCGCCTTGCCAGCCATTGGCCGTTATCTGGCCGAAATGCCGGGCCATGTAACCGGCCACGCGATTATTGAAGTCGCAAACAGATCAGACGTTATCGCGGTGCCCACCGACAGTCAGATACAGGTTCAATGGCTGTTTCGCGATGATCAATACCTTGTCGCGCGCAGCCTGATCCAGGACGCCATTCGATCTGTGGAAATTCCCGATGCGCATGATCGCGTCTATTGCTGGGCCGGGGTGGAGCAGGCAGATTACAAACCGATCCACACTTATTGGCGCAAGGATTGTGGCCTTGATCGTGATCGCTGTGTCGCGATGACATTCTGGCGCAAGGCCGGGCGTTAA